A genomic region of Pyrus communis chromosome 14, drPyrComm1.1, whole genome shotgun sequence contains the following coding sequences:
- the LOC137715677 gene encoding cation/H(+) antiporter 4-like, translated as MATHTAANLTSSETRVTECTEFPPNVHSPGLYSRNYTDSDDQLQESLGLLSELGYGLFMFLIGVKMDLGMIKRTGKKGLYTGVACVVAPLVVTMAVQATLNAKMFSLTKHEQFELPFMTLLHSMTPFPVVACLLEELKILNSEIGRLGMSAALVSDIISVFLQLVGQIPRMGNETHDTRGMIKALAAAVGYIIVVIIIVRPVMLRIIRQTPENRPVKKGYVNMTIILVLLSGLLSHLYGQGFYFGPFIFGLAVPAGPPLGSAIEEKLNIFVSDVMLPIFVTTSAMRTNFWSLEHILTDSFAQINGILILVALVTKFIASLIVPLYCNMPFVDALSIAFILCCKGIVNLASYTDLRDSQTISESAFALAMTSVIVTATLMPILVNCLYDPSRKYAGYQRRNMMHLKPNSELRILACIHRSANMPALINLLDAACPSRDNPIAVHVLHLIELVGRASPLFISHQMQKKSTSSTSYSDNVILYFNHFVRENLGAVSLSIFTAISPPKYMHEDICTLALDKLCSLIVLPFHRRWSMDGSVESEDNSVRNLNCSVLERAPCSVGILVDHGHLGRSTSAVAPESSFSVAIFFLGGKDDREALSFAKRMANDSTISLTVIRLVAANSEAGTDWDSVLDAEEMKGFRYNDVGEGFVIYLEEVVKDGPQTALVLRSMVDEYDLIIVGRRHMEQSQQTAGLSEWSEFPELGTVGDLLASPDINCRASILVVQQQRMMT; from the exons ATGGCGACTCACACGGCGGCCAACCTAACCAGTTCGGAAACGAGAGTTACTGAGTGTACCGAGTTCCCTCCTAACGTGCATTCACCTGGCCTGTACTCGAGAAACTACACAGATAGTGATGATCAGCT CCAAGAATCACTCGGTCTTCTGTCTGAGTTGGGTTATGGGCTCTTCATGTTTCTAATTGGAGTGAAAATGGATTTGGGAATGATAAAAAGGACAGGTAAAAAAGGCTTGTACACTGGTGTTGCATGCGTCGTGGCGCCTTTAGTAGTCACTATGGCTGTCCAAGCCACGCTCAACGCTAAAATGTTCAGCCTAACCAAACACGAACAATTTGAACTTCCATTCATGACTCTGTTACATTCAATGACTCCATTTCCGGTTGTGGCTTGCCTTCTTGAGGAGCTGAAAATTCTGAATTCGGAGATTGGTCGATTAGGCATGTCTGCCGCATTAGTCAGTGACATAATCAGTGTGTTCCTTCAATTAGTGGGGCAAATTCCTAGAATGGGAAATGAGACTCATGATACAAGGGGTATGATAAAAGCACTAGCAGCAGCCGTTGGCTATATTATTGTTGTGATCATCATAGTTCGACCGGTAATGTTGCGGATTATCAGGCAGACCCCGGAAAATAGGCCCGTCAAGAAAGGCTATGTCAATATGACCATCATCCTTGTGCTACTATCCGGCCTGCTTTCGCATCTTTACGGTCAGGGTTTTTATTTCGGCCCATTTATATTTGGTTTGGCTGTCCCAGCCGGACCACCATTGGGATCAGCTATTGAAGAAAAGCTCAACATATTCGTTTCTGATGTGATGCTTCCCATCTTTGTGACTACAAGTGCAATGAGGACAAATTTCTGGTCCCTGGAACATATCTTAACTGACTCTTTTGCACAAATCAATGGAATCCTCATCCTTGTCGCTCTTGTGACCAAATTTATAGCCAGTCTGATTGTTCCCTTGTATTGCAACATGCCCTTCGTCGATGCCTTATCAATTGCTTTCATTTTGTGCTGCAAAGGCATTGTCAATCTTGCCTCCTATACCGACTTAAGAGACAGTCAG ACCATCAGTGAATCAGCATTCGCTTTGGCGATGACTAGCGTCATCGTGACTGCAACTCTTATGCCAATCCTGGTGAATTGCCTGTATGATCCTTCTAGAAAATATGCCGGTTACCAAAGAAGGAATATGATGCATTTGAAACCCAATTCTGAGCTCAGAATACTTGCTTGCATTCATAGGTCAGCTAACATGCCTGCACTCATCAATCTACTTGATGCAGCATGTCCATCTAGAGACAACCCGATTGCTGTTCATGTTCTTCACCTTATTGAATTAGTGGGCAGAGCCTCTCCTCTTTTCATCTCCCACCAAATGCAGAAAAAATCTACTTCCAGTACTTCATACTCAGACAATGTCATTCTTTACTTCAATCACTTTGTTAGAGAAAATCTTGGTGCTGTATCTTTAAGCATCTTCACAGCAATCTCTCCACCAAAATACATGCATGAAGACATATGCACCCTAGCATTGGACAAACTCTGTTCCCTAATTGTGCTCCCATTTCACCGAAGATGGTCGATGGACGGGTCAGTGGAATCAGAAGACAATAGCGTAAGGAACCTAAATTGCAGTGTCCTAGAAAGAGCCCCATGTTCGGTTGGAATCCTAGTAGACCACGGCCATTTGGGACGGTCCACCTCCGCTGTAGCACCCGAGTCATCCTTCTCCGTGGCTATATTCTTCTTGGGAGGGAAGGACGATAGGGAAGCATTGTCATTTGCCAAGAGAATGGCAAACGACTCCACAATAAGCCTGACCGTGATCCGACTTGTTGCCGCAAACTCTGAAGCCGGTACGGATTGGGATAGTGTTCTTGATGCCGAGGAAATGAAGGGTTTTAGATATAACGATGTGGGTGAGGGTTTTGTGATATACTTGGAGGAGGTTGTGAAAGATGGCCCTCAGACGGCTTTAGTGCTTCGGTCTATGGTAGATGAGTATGACCTAATTATAGTTGGGAGAAGGCATATGGAGCAGTCCCAGCAGACTGCGGGGCTTTCGGAATGGAGTGAATTTCCGGAGCTAGGGACCGTAGGGGACTTGCTTGCATCCCCGGACATCAATTGTAGAGCTTCAATTCTGGTGGTACAGCAGCAAAGGATGATGACATGA
- the LOC137715328 gene encoding probable WRKY transcription factor 26, with protein MASSSGSLETSANSHPAAFTFSTHPFMTNSFSDLLEAGTDEYSNPPRYIGQGGLSDRIAERTGSGVPKFKSLPPPSLPISPPSISPSSYFAIPPGLSPAELLDSPVLLNASNILPSPTTGSFAARGAFNWKNNQQNVKQESKNHSDFSFQTQARPPISSSSSMFQSSNTSIQTTQEQACNNNYFPAQELPKQEYGSVQTLSSELTTKTLQSNAPANGGFNQQSQTLSRKSDDGFNWRKYGQKQVKGSENPRSYYKCTYPNCPTKKKVERSLDGQITEIVYKGNHNHPKPQNPRRSSSNSHAIHAFNPTNTNEIPDQTYANHGNSQMDSIGTPEHSSISIGDDDFEQSSQRSKSGGGEEFDEDEPNAKRWKNEADRNEGISAPGSRTVREPRVVVQTTSDIDILDDGYRWRKYGQKVVKGNPNPRSYYKCTNPGCPVRKHVERASHDLRAVITTYEGKHNHDVPAARGSSSHAAVNRPIPNNNNNVASAMRPITHYTNNSANTNSLQNLRQPTSEGHAPFSLEMLQSPGSYGFVGFDGNSMGSYMNQTQLSDIFSKAKEEPRDDAFFESLLC; from the exons ATGGCCTCCTCTTCAGGGAGCTTAGAAACCTCAGCAAACTCACACCCAGCAGCCTTCACTTTCTCAACGCACCCATTCATGACCAACTCCTTCTCCGACCTCTTAGAAGCCGGCACAGATGAGTACTCGAACCCACCTAGATACATCGGCCAGGGCGGGCTATCGGATCGAATTGCAGAGCGTACTGGGTCCGGCGTACCCAAATTCAAGTCCCTACCGCCGCCCTCACTTCCCATTTCTCCTCCCTCTATATCTCCATCTTCCTACTTTGCTATCCCACCTGGGTTGAGCCCAGCTGAGCTTCTTGACTCTCCTGTTCTCCTAAACGCTTCAAac attcttccatctccaactaCTGGAAGCTTTGCAGCTCGTGGGGCCTTCAATTGGAAGAACAACCAACAGAACGTAAAGCAGGAGAGCAAGAACCACTCAGACTTCTCTTTCCAAACCCAAGCAAGACCTCCCATTTCTTCATCATCGTCAATGTTTCAATCCTCAAACACCTCAATTCAAACT ACACAAGAGCAGGCATGCAACAACAATTACTTTCCGGCTCAAGAACTCCCAAAGCAAGAATATGGTTCTGTTCAGACCTTGTCATCTGAATTGACCACCAAAACTCTCCAAAGTAATGCTCCGGCGAATGGCGGTTTCAACCAGCAATCTCAGACCTTGAGCAGGAAGTCGGATGATGGTTTCAATTGGAGAAAATATGGTCAAAAACAAGTGAAGGGAAGTGAAAATCCCAGAAGCTATTACAAGTGCACTTACCCTAATTGCCCAACTAAGAAAAAAGTAGAGAGGTCGTTGGATGGACAAATCACTGAGATTGTTTACAAGGGCAATCACAACCATCCCAAGCCACAGAACCCTAGAAGATCATCATCAAATTCTCATGCAATTCATGCTTTCAATCCCACCAACACCAATGAAATCCCAGATCAAACTTATGCTAATCATGGCAATTCACAAATggattccattggaactcctgAGCATTCATCGATATCGATCGGGGACGATGATTTTGAGCAGAGCTCTCAGAGGAGCAAGTCAGGAGGAGGGGAGGAGTTTGATGAAGATGAACCTAATGCAAAAAGATG GAAAAATGAAGCTGATCGCAATGAAGGAATTTCAGCACCTGGGAGTAGAACAGTGAGAGAGCCTAGAGTTGTAGTTCAGACAACTAGTGACATTGATATTCTAGATGATGGATACAGATGGAGGAAGTACGGTCAGAAAGTGGTAAAAGGCAACCCAAATCCAAG GAGCTACTACAAGTGCACAaatccaggatgtccagtgagaAAGCATGTTGAGAGAGCTTCTCACGATCTTAGAGCAGTGATCACGACCTATGAAGGGAAGCACAACCACGACGTCCCTGCCGCTCGTGGCAGCAGCAGCCATGCTGCTGTCAATAGGCCTAtaccaaacaacaacaacaatgtaGCTTCAGCAATGAGGCCTATAACTCACTACACTAACAATTCTGCTAATACCAACTCTCTTCAAAACTTGAGGCAACCAACATCAGAAGGGCATGCTCCCTTTAGCCTAGAGATGTTGCAGAGCCCGGGAAGTTACGGATTCGTGGGGTTCGACGGAAACTCCATGGGATCATACATGAACCAAACACAGCTTAGTGACATATTTTCTAAAGCCAAGGAAGAGCCAAGGGATGatgcattttttgaatcattgCTGTGCTGA